The genomic interval GGTGAACTAAATCATACAACTGATTGGACAAAACGTAACCAGTTAGCTTTACAAATACAAGAAATGATTAATAAAGATCTGCCGCAGTCGTTTATCGTTCATCCGAAAACGGTATTCGGTGTTAGAAATGGAGTCAAAGGATTCACGCCTCACCCAATTGAGTATTACTATATTCATTCCCAAATTGATGTGAATGAGTGAGGGATGAAATGATTCGCTTTTGTCTAGAACGTATTGCTCAATTGATGATGGTCATCTTTTTTGTCTCCACACTTACTTTTTTACTTTTAAGGTTAGCTCCGGGAGATCCCGCTTATATATTATTAACCACACACGATGTTCCTGCTTCTGAAGAAGCCTTGAGCGCTTTACGAAAAGAGCTGGGGTTAACAGAACCGTTATGGACCCAATATGTACACTGGGTAACAGATGCTTTTACCTGGCAGTGGGGGACATCTTATGTTTCAAAAGAACCTGTGACGGAAGAATTGTTCAGGAGGATACCTGCAACTTTAGAACTGGCAACTGCTGGTTTGATGGTGATGATATTTATCACCTTTATTTTGGGGATCTCCACTGCCATTTACTCAAATGGATTGCTGGATCTAGTAGGAAGGCTTATGGCTCTTTTAGGATCTTCCATCCCTTCTTTCTGGCTTGGATTCTTATTTATTTATTTTTTTTCAGTCCAATATGGATGGCTTCCTTCTATGGGACGTGGTACATTAAAACATCTTATTTTACCAGCTATCACCCTTGGATTAGGAATGGGAACGATTTATGCACGTGTATTACGCACCAATATGCTTGAAATGATGAATCAACATTTTATAAAAGCAGCTAAGGCAAGAGGCCTGTCAAATAGGCGTATATTAGTATTTCAAGTGTTCAAACACGCCTTCTTGCCTGTTGTAACGATGTTAGGGACAAGCTTTGCGTTTATGTTAGGCGGAAGTATTATTGTAGAGTCAATCTTTTCTTGGCCAGGTTTAGGAAAATATATTGTTGAGGCCATTAATATGAGAGATTATCCTGTCATTCAAGGCTATGTCATGTTTACTTCTTTCTTATTTGTATCCATTCATATTGTCGTTGATATGATTTATGTACTGTTAGATCCGAGGTTAAGAGTTCGTTAGGGGGAACCATTTATGAAAAAAGTTCCGTATTCATTAAATATAAGCTTAATTGTGGGGATTAGCTTACTTATAATAATCGTTTTGATCGGTCTTTTTGCACCATGGGTTTCTCCTCACGACCCTTTAGCGGTTAATCTGTCAAATAGGCTGGCATTTCCAAGCTGGAATTACCCGTTTGGAACAGATCATTTGGGACGTTGCGTCTTATCGCGAATTATTTATGGAATAAGAGTAAGTGTTGCATTTGCGTTTCTCATCATGATGTTTACGTTCATTATTAGTCTTCCTATTGGACTTTTAACAGGGTATTGGCGCGGGCGAACGGACCATCTTTTTATGCGTTTGATTGATGGTACGCTTGCCATTCCAGATATTGTACTCACAATCGCTATTGTAGGAGTATTAGGCCCTGGTTTCGTTAACATGATGATCGCCATCATTATGGTTCGGTGGGCGAATTACGTTCGACTTATCCGTAGTCTTGTCTTAAAAAGTTGTGAGGAAGATTATATACTATCGGCTCGGATGTCAGGGAACTCACATCTGCGTATTATGAGGCGCTATGTTCTTCCTGACATTTTTTCGCCTCTCGTTGTTTTTGGGGCACTGGATATGGGAAAAATCGTCCTTTTAATGGCGGGACTTTCTTTTTTAGGGTTGGGTACTCAGCCACCAACACCAGAATGGGGAGTCATGCTGCGTGATGCAACAGCCTATTTTCAAATTGCGCCTCATGTGATGATTTTTCCTGGTATGGCCATGTTGTTTTTCGTTTTAGCCTGTCAGCTAATCAGTGACCGGTTTAGAAAGTGGAATGCTGCTACTTTAAAAGAGGTGTAAGATGACGATAAGCATAAAATCCTTATTAAGTGTTGAACACTTAGAAATTTCTTATCAAGATAAAGAAAAGTTGAAGCCGATTGTCCAGGATGTAACGTTTCAATTATATCCGGGTGAAATGGTTGCACTGACAGGAACAAGTGGATGTGGGAAAAGTTTGACTGCCCATGCCGTTGTTGGGTTGTTGGAAACGGGGTATAAAGTGACAAACGGTCAGATTTATTACAAGAATCAAAATATCATTGATTATGATGAAAAGGACTGGCAAAGCCTCCGACGTGAGGAAGTCGCCTTACTCATCCAACATTCATTAAATGGTTTAAACCCGATTCGCACTGTGAAAAAACAGATGGTTGAAACATTGAATCAAAAGAAAAAGTGGTCGAGAAAAGACGTAAATACCTATTTGCATTCTCTTTTGCATCAAGTTGGTTTTACCGATCCGGAACATATATTATCCTCTTATCCGTTTGAATTAAGCGGAGGCATGCGCCAGCGGATATTGTTAGCGATGATGATAAGCATAAGACCCAAGATATTGATTGCAGACGAACCAACAACAGCCCTTGATATAATAAATAGAGAAAAGGTATTGACCTTGTTGAAGAAGCTACAACACGATTTTGAGCTGACAATTTTACTTATTTCTCATGATTATGAAAGTATAAAAAAGTTTGCAGATCGTGTGATTCAGATGGATCAAGGAGGAATCATTACCTAATGTTGCTTGAATTACGTTATGTGACAAAAGAATATCCGTTGAGATCAAGGCGAAAATCCTTATTTAAACCGAATCCACGTTTGAAAGCCGTTAACCAAATCAATCTGACCATAAAAAAAGGGGAAAGTGTAGGGTTGGTTGGTGAAAGCGGTAGCGGGAAAAGTACATTAGCAAAATTGATAATGAAAATGGAGTCAGTAACATCTGGACAAATTTTATTAAACGGTCAACCGATTCATGGAAGGCAAATAAATGATGTGAAGATGTATAAACAGATGCAGTTAGTATTGCAGGATTCATCTTCTTCCTTACATCCAAAAATGCAAGTGAAGGAAATCTTGGAAGAACCGCTTCGTAATTATTTTCCAGAAGAAAAAACAGTGTGGGAAGTAACAATCCGAAAATTACTTAAGCTGGTGGATCTTGACTCTTCTTTTTTATCCAGATATCCTCATCAATTAAGTGGCGGACAAAAGCAGCGAGTGTGCATCGCGAAAGCTTTAGCTGTCCAGCCGGAAATCATTATATTTGATGAATCAATTGCCAGCTTGGATCAGGCATCTCAAATGGATATCATAAATATGCTGAAACATATCCAAAAAAAACAACAATTATCTTATTTATTTATTACCCATGATCTTAAATCGACTCAACAACTGTGTGATCGGGTTATGGTCATGTATCAAGGAGAACTAGTAGAAACATTCAGCCGTTGGGATTCTCAGCAACTAAGTCATCCTTATTCGCGTTTATTATTCCAACATCTTGATTAACAATAAATGAGTTGATATCTAGTGTTGACAACTATTATATAATCGAAATTTTATTATGTTATAAAATATGGAAATAAAAAGAGCGTACGTTGGTTTTATGAGAATCAAAAGCATCTTTGGAACTTAAATACGAGCTAGATAAAATTAATGTAACTATGATGTAATAACAACTCATATAAGTTTTATAAACACCCCTGTCAGTTTATTTACCCCTACCGTGGAACCTATGTATAAATCGTGTGTTTACTTTTTGAGCAAAAAGTTAATAGATTATTAAATTGTGATAAATCTACAATCCATTCCTATGAAAGCTGAGGGGAAAATCAAACAAAAATTGCAACGTAAATATAAAAATAAAGTGAAGGAGAGAGGCTTGTGATGGTAATGACAAATACGAGATACGATTACATTGAGTTGTGGAAGGAATCTATGACAGATCATAACGGGAACATGCCGAAACGCATGATAGATGATGCGGTCGAAGAAGCTTTTTGGTCATCGATGTTGGAAAAGAAAAAACAGCAAAAACTGGATCCGTATGCGCAAGTGGTACAGAGGGAGATTCTCTCTCTTCTAAATGGTGACGATCACGTATTGGAAATCGGTCCAGGATGGGGAAACTACACATTTGCAATTGCCGAAAATGTTAAAAGACTAACCTGTATCGACAGTTCAAAAAGCATTGTACAATTTTTAGAGTCTCAGGCAACCGCCAAAAACGTTTATAATATGAAACTCATTCATGGTAAATGGGAGAGCGAAACAGAAATTGAAAAGTATAATGTTGTATTTGGATTCAACTGCTATTACCGAATGTACGATATTGAAAAAGCACTATTGAAAATGAATAAATCTGCACAGCGTCTAGCTATTGTTGGGATGACAACAGGACCAGAAAAACCCCATTATATGGATCTACATAAAAAGGGATACAAAATAAATCTGAGGCGACGAGATTATATTCACATACTTAATGTACTTTATCAGCTTGGAATCATGGCAAACTGTAAAATAGTAAAACTACAAAGTAAGAAAAGCTATTTATCTTACGAGGAATTAATTCGAGATAATACTACAAAGATTTTAGATGCTCATTATAATGCTAATGAAGTTGAAATGGTTATAAATAGGTATATAACAGAGAAGGATGGTAAATTTGAGTACATATATCCTTTTCATGCTGCTTTATTGTATTGGAACCCAATAAATTTGTGAAATTTCTATTTTGCCTTTTCAATTGAACAATCAACGATCTTTGGTTCAGATGTTTCTTCTTGAATACAAGGAGATCACCCTTAGTTTATTTCCCAAACAAAAAACCGATTCTTTTTATCGATTACTTAACACTCATCCGTTCTGGTGAACATTATGGAGGGAATTCCATTTACAGGTTACGGAAATATCGAAATCACTCAAAACGATGGCAAAGGATTTTCAATGCCCAGTCATTAGTCTAGCGCAGCTAAATCGATCGGTGGAATCAAGAGCCAATAAACGGCCGATGATGTCAGATATTCGGGAATCGGCCAGTGTCGAACAAGACGCCGATGTCATTTGTTCCTGTATCGGGAATCATATTATGACACGGAATGTCAGGATCAAACGCTTGATATCATTGTTTCGAAAAACAGGAATGGTCCAGTTGGAACCGTTGCCGTTCATTACAATGAGTATACAGGAATGATTGAGGAGCACAAGGAACAGAGGCTTATTCATTGATACGCTTAAGCACGAAGACCAAAGGCGAAAAAATTCTCATATCGAGGTGTTATCACGTGATTGTGAAAGATCTTTACCTGGATTCGATCCGTTTTGAAGAATCGTCATTGGCCCATTACCTCTACCATTTACTTGAAAAGGGGAATTTGAATTGAATGATAACATTTCCAACATTGACTTTGACAAAGCAGATCATCAGAAAGTAGCGGAAATGATTGAAAGCAATGTGTTAGGTTTTCATAAGCTTGGTGTTTACTCATTGAAGATGAACGAGAGTGATTTTGTCTTTATATTTGCTTGTAGTGAGCAAGAGGCAGTCCGATTTTATACAGAGATATTTCATTATGCCCCATTGAATTGTCATGAGTATTCGTTGGATTTCGAGCTTGTAAGAGGGAATGGTGTGGTTTCGTTTCGGGAGATTATAGCGAAGTCGGTTGAAAAAATGCATTCACAAAGAGGAATTAGAGTAACTACTATACGCCAAACTTGAAAAAGACCAGCCCTTTTAAAGGATTCATATTCTGTGAAAATTTAACAGTGAGTAATCCCTAACAAAAGATGCTCCCTTATATGACGAACGGCTGCTTTAATTAAATAATGTTTTTCAACGATCAGGTGCTTGAACAAGGATAAGCGCTTATTTCATTTTAGGGACATATTGGGGAGTAACGGGATTGTTAAAATGATCTAAACTAGTCCATCGGAACTGTTTTTTGTAACCTTTACATTTTCAACATATTTCATCAACATTTGCCTATTAAAATTAATTTGATTTTAAATTTTAGGAGGTAGTTTAGTTGAAGAAATGGATTTCTTTTTTTCCTGCATTTATTCTATTGTTTTCTATTTTTTTTCCTTTAATGCAGAGTACTGCTACAAACGTAAATGCGGCAGGAACAACAAATGTGGTCATCAACGAGATAGCTTGGATGGGTACTTCTATTGACTACAATGATGAATGGATTGAGCTTTACAATAACTCCGGGTCACCTGTAGTACTGGATGGCTGGAAGTTAAATACGGCCGATGGTACACCATCCATAACACTAAGTGGTACGATTCCGGCATATGGCTATTATTTATTGGAAAGAACAGATGATCAAGCCGTATCCGGTATTGCTGCAGACCTAATATACAGCGGGGCACTTAGCAATACAGGAGAACAACTAAAGCTTATCGATTTAGCGGGTTCAGTAATAGACGAAGTTGATACGTGGTATGCAGGTGATAATACTGCCAAAGCAACGATGGAACGCATCGATCCGAACGTAGGAGGAATTTCATCATCAAACTGGGCAACTGCCAACCAGAGCTATGCCAATGGTTTGGGAACGCCAAAAGCCTTCAATTCAACAGGCACTGATGGTAGTGGTTCAATTGACGATGGGGGCGGTACAAATACACCTCCACCAACATCAAATGTATGTAATGACAGAACACAACATCTAAATAATGTGTCCGAGGCTGAAGGAGCGGTAAATGTTTATTTTAACAAGTGTGCATTCCCGCAATATGCTTCGATTGGAAATGAAGCAAATTACAATGTGAATTTTGAAGATATTTTAATCAAGCGTTTAAGTTCAGCGACAAAAAGCATTGATTTAGCCACTTACGAAATTAATTTGCCACGCGTGGTTGATACCCTGATTCAAAAGGCAGCGGAAGGTATTGATGTTCGTGTCATCGCTGATTCCAAAGATTCAGCAGATCCTCATTATGCTGAGCGTTTTGAAACCATGCGACTTTATTTGGAAAAAATGGTTCGCGGGCAAGACTCAATAATTGGGACCGCCGATGACATTGTGGTCTTTTCAGATTCTCCTATGTTTGCAGTAGAGGATAGTGCCAAAAGAACAAGTTATGGCCTACCTTCTGCAGCAAATGATATCAATCAAGTAACCGTAACAATTGGAAACAGTTCTGTAACTGGCCGTTTATACATAAATGGTGAATCAAAATCTGCAGGAAACTATTATAGTCCTGATAATCAGATGCACAACAAATTCGCTATTATCGACGACAGATGGGTTTTTACAGGAACTTGGAATTTTACTGTGACAGGACTCTATGGGTCTGATGAAAATATGCAACAGGGCATCTTAGATGGGAACCAGAATCATATTAATGAAATTAACTGGCCTCAGCTTGCAGCGATTTATGAAACAGAATTTAATGAAATGTGGGGAGCCAGCACATTGAATCCTGATCCTGTTGTATCAAACTTCAGCAGCCGTAAAACTGATAATACGACACATGTTATTGACATTAACGGAAAAAAGGTGGAAATTTACTTTTCGGCTGGTGACAACGCCGTTGGAAAGATGGCTGAGATGATTCGGAATGAAGCACATTATAATACTTTTTTTACTATTTTCGCCTGGAGTGACCAAGCTTTAGTAGATGAGCTTAAAAACAAATGGGAAGGGTCTTACAATGACCTTCAAGGAACTCTTACTGGTTTTGATGTAAAAGGCTTGTTTGATTCGGATTTCTGGAATCAATGGTGGTCTGCAAGTGTTGATATGACAGGACGAACAGCTTCTCAGACGAGTGTCAATAATCCTAATACACGCTGGAAGAATCCTGCACCTGTGTTTCAGGATGCAGAAGTGCGAAAACTGCATAGCAAGACAATGATTATTGATGCAGATACAAATAGTGATCCGACGGTTATAGTTGGATCTACGAATTGGAGCAATAACGGTAATAATGTAAACGATGAAAACATGCTAATCATTCATGATGCCGCTATTGCTAATCAATTCGTTCAGGAATTTAACGCTCGCTATGTTCAAGCCGGCGGAACAATACAATAATCATATAATAGTAGCTGGTCCTCAAGGTGAGATACATTCACCTATCAAGGACCGGCTTTTTTAACATTACTTGTGCCCCTTGAGATCATATTGAGAAACAAAGGGACGGTTCCTTTGTTTCTTCTATTCATTCCTAGCAATTTGAAAGAAACTTGAGATGATTGAGAACTGTACTGTAAGTCTTTAAAACTTAGAATAGGGTAGAAGCTAGGAAACATAAGAACCGTCCCCGTGTTTCTCTTGAAATGAAAGGTACAAACATAAAAAAGGTAAAGAAGGCAATAAACTGAATAAATATAATCAGCCATGTTCCCATCCCAAAGTTAGATAGAGATTTTTTTATTAACAACATGTTCTCTCCCCATGATGGAATTTTTCTAACTTGTCTTTCAAATCGTATACTACAGCTTTAATTTGCATTTTTTATGGAGATTATATTAAGGTTTGGTTACAGAATTAAAAAAATATTTCGATACTGTTATGTACATAGGTGAATAAGTAAGTCCTAATGAGTGTAAAGCAATAAGAAAAGGTGATATGTTCGTTATTTATAAGTTAGACCGTTTAGCACGCTCTACAAAGCAGCTTTATACTATTCATGAAGATTTAGAGCAAAAAGGGGTTAATTTTGTATCAGTAAGCGATAGCATAGACACGACAACAGCAGCCGGAAGAGCTATGTTTGGTATGATTGCAGTATTCGCAGAGTTTGAGCGTAACCTTATTAGAGAGCGTACTAGAGCTGGGTTAGAATCAGCTAAGAAACAAGGTCGAACAGGTGGAAGACCACCGTTAACAGAAAAACAAAAACAACAGATTGTAACGCTGTTTAAAGGTGGAGAACGTGCCATAGATATTGCAAAAGAATACGGAATAGGAAGAAGTACCGTATATAAAGTATTGAATGAAGTTGAAGGTTTTGAAGTTAAATAACCTGGTTTATTAAGATTTAACCGGTTATTCATTTTTAAATATTAAGGTCAATATTGAGATTAATTTTAAGGCGAGAGAA from Metabacillus sediminilitoris carries:
- the nikB gene encoding nickel ABC transporter permease, which produces MIRFCLERIAQLMMVIFFVSTLTFLLLRLAPGDPAYILLTTHDVPASEEALSALRKELGLTEPLWTQYVHWVTDAFTWQWGTSYVSKEPVTEELFRRIPATLELATAGLMVMIFITFILGISTAIYSNGLLDLVGRLMALLGSSIPSFWLGFLFIYFFSVQYGWLPSMGRGTLKHLILPAITLGLGMGTIYARVLRTNMLEMMNQHFIKAAKARGLSNRRILVFQVFKHAFLPVVTMLGTSFAFMLGGSIIVESIFSWPGLGKYIVEAINMRDYPVIQGYVMFTSFLFVSIHIVVDMIYVLLDPRLRVR
- the nikC gene encoding nickel transporter permease — its product is MKKVPYSLNISLIVGISLLIIIVLIGLFAPWVSPHDPLAVNLSNRLAFPSWNYPFGTDHLGRCVLSRIIYGIRVSVAFAFLIMMFTFIISLPIGLLTGYWRGRTDHLFMRLIDGTLAIPDIVLTIAIVGVLGPGFVNMMIAIIMVRWANYVRLIRSLVLKSCEEDYILSARMSGNSHLRIMRRYVLPDIFSPLVVFGALDMGKIVLLMAGLSFLGLGTQPPTPEWGVMLRDATAYFQIAPHVMIFPGMAMLFFVLACQLISDRFRKWNAATLKEV
- a CDS encoding ATP-binding cassette domain-containing protein yields the protein MTISIKSLLSVEHLEISYQDKEKLKPIVQDVTFQLYPGEMVALTGTSGCGKSLTAHAVVGLLETGYKVTNGQIYYKNQNIIDYDEKDWQSLRREEVALLIQHSLNGLNPIRTVKKQMVETLNQKKKWSRKDVNTYLHSLLHQVGFTDPEHILSSYPFELSGGMRQRILLAMMISIRPKILIADEPTTALDIINREKVLTLLKKLQHDFELTILLISHDYESIKKFADRVIQMDQGGIIT
- a CDS encoding ABC transporter ATP-binding protein yields the protein MLLELRYVTKEYPLRSRRKSLFKPNPRLKAVNQINLTIKKGESVGLVGESGSGKSTLAKLIMKMESVTSGQILLNGQPIHGRQINDVKMYKQMQLVLQDSSSSLHPKMQVKEILEEPLRNYFPEEKTVWEVTIRKLLKLVDLDSSFLSRYPHQLSGGQKQRVCIAKALAVQPEIIIFDESIASLDQASQMDIINMLKHIQKKQQLSYLFITHDLKSTQQLCDRVMVMYQGELVETFSRWDSQQLSHPYSRLLFQHLD
- a CDS encoding methyltransferase domain-containing protein, with translation MVMTNTRYDYIELWKESMTDHNGNMPKRMIDDAVEEAFWSSMLEKKKQQKLDPYAQVVQREILSLLNGDDHVLEIGPGWGNYTFAIAENVKRLTCIDSSKSIVQFLESQATAKNVYNMKLIHGKWESETEIEKYNVVFGFNCYYRMYDIEKALLKMNKSAQRLAIVGMTTGPEKPHYMDLHKKGYKINLRRRDYIHILNVLYQLGIMANCKIVKLQSKKSYLSYEELIRDNTTKILDAHYNANEVEMVINRYITEKDGKFEYIYPFHAALLYWNPINL
- a CDS encoding phospholipase D-like domain-containing protein codes for the protein MKKWISFFPAFILLFSIFFPLMQSTATNVNAAGTTNVVINEIAWMGTSIDYNDEWIELYNNSGSPVVLDGWKLNTADGTPSITLSGTIPAYGYYLLERTDDQAVSGIAADLIYSGALSNTGEQLKLIDLAGSVIDEVDTWYAGDNTAKATMERIDPNVGGISSSNWATANQSYANGLGTPKAFNSTGTDGSGSIDDGGGTNTPPPTSNVCNDRTQHLNNVSEAEGAVNVYFNKCAFPQYASIGNEANYNVNFEDILIKRLSSATKSIDLATYEINLPRVVDTLIQKAAEGIDVRVIADSKDSADPHYAERFETMRLYLEKMVRGQDSIIGTADDIVVFSDSPMFAVEDSAKRTSYGLPSAANDINQVTVTIGNSSVTGRLYINGESKSAGNYYSPDNQMHNKFAIIDDRWVFTGTWNFTVTGLYGSDENMQQGILDGNQNHINEINWPQLAAIYETEFNEMWGASTLNPDPVVSNFSSRKTDNTTHVIDINGKKVEIYFSAGDNAVGKMAEMIRNEAHYNTFFTIFAWSDQALVDELKNKWEGSYNDLQGTLTGFDVKGLFDSDFWNQWWSASVDMTGRTASQTSVNNPNTRWKNPAPVFQDAEVRKLHSKTMIIDADTNSDPTVIVGSTNWSNNGNNVNDENMLIIHDAAIANQFVQEFNARYVQAGGTIQ
- a CDS encoding recombinase family protein, with product MFVIYKLDRLARSTKQLYTIHEDLEQKGVNFVSVSDSIDTTTAAGRAMFGMIAVFAEFERNLIRERTRAGLESAKKQGRTGGRPPLTEKQKQQIVTLFKGGERAIDIAKEYGIGRSTVYKVLNEVEGFEVK